In one window of Musa acuminata AAA Group cultivar baxijiao chromosome BXJ3-2, Cavendish_Baxijiao_AAA, whole genome shotgun sequence DNA:
- the LOC135631619 gene encoding BTB/POZ domain-containing protein At2g46260-like has translation MATTQLCSLCALSILPLVSIKLIDPTEKVKLMLKVGWTVEWSPDDVMLNYRVTAEGEEVITSINRNFKFAFNCPNFSDRVLRIEVVGKPPEGEVSIERNTHQKRQSDDDITEKGDDSDLVLRVNSIYVNSAILAVRSPFFFKLFTTGMKESHQQRHVTLRINTSEEEAALMELVSFMYYKKLSSTSPALLVDVLIAADKFEVASCVWYCVQRLMELPMTTKSALQYLNLPSRVSSMTPAVQYLADDAKLYLSNRNRDNTNMDSSDLEI, from the exons ATGGCGACAACGCAACTCTGCTCCCTCTGTGCTCTCTCGATTTTGCCTCTAGTTTCTATTAAGCTAATTGATCCCACAGAAAAAGTAAAATTAATGTTGAAAGTTGGGTGGACGGTGGAATGGAGTCCCGACGATGTAATGTTGAATTATCGAGTCACGGCCGAGGGGGAGGAGGTCATAACGAGCATAAACCGCAACTTCAAATTCGCCTTCAACTGTCCCAACTTCTCCGATCGCGTGCTCCGCATCGAGGTCGTGGGGAAGCCTCCCGAGGGTGAGGTTAGCATCGAGCGGAACACCCATCAGAAGCGGCAAAGTGATGATGACATCACAGAGAAAG GTGATGATTCTGATCTTGTCCTCAGAGTCAATTCCATCTACGTTAATTCTGCTATACTTGCTGTAAGAAGCCCTTTCTTCTTCAAG CTTTTCACGACTGGCATGAAAGAATCTCATCAGCAGCGGCATGTAACTTTGAGAATCAACACATCAG AGGAAGAAGCCGCTCTCATGGAGCTCGTAAGTTTTATGTACTATAAAAAGTTGTCATCTACCTCACCCGCCCTCCTCGTAGATGTGTTGATCGCAGCTGACAAGTTTGAGGTCGCTTCTTGCGTGTGGTATTGTGTTCAGCGGCTTATGGAATTACCTATGACCACAAAGTCTGCACTACAATATCTGAATCTCCCTTCTCGTGTTTCCAGTATGACCCCAGCAGTCCAGTATTTGGCAGACGATGCCAAGTTGTACCTTTCCAATCGGAATAGGGACAACACTAATATGGATAGTAGTGATTTAGAAATATAA
- the LOC135631620 gene encoding BTB/POZ domain-containing protein POB1-like: MEWSHDDDMLELGGTMEWSYDDDMLELGGTMESILNIDVLDYGFTAKGEVFITSINRNFEFAFNCPNFSDRVLRIEVVGKPPEGEVSIERNTHQKRQSDDDITEKGDDSDLVLKVNSIYVNSAILAARSPFFYKLFTTGMKESHQQRHVTLRINTSGTCQNKSHRVLLCASAYALTAYSFVCRLITKHF, encoded by the exons ATGGAATGGAGTCACGACGATGATATGTTGGAACTTGGGGGGACGATGGAATGGAGTTACGACGATGATATGTTGGAACTTGGGGGGACGATGGAATCGATACTCAACATTGATGTCTTGGATTATGGATTCACGGCCAAGGGGGAGGTGTTCATAACGAGCATAAACCGCAACTTCGAATTCGCCTTCAACTGTCCCAACTTCTCCGATCGCGTGCTCCGCATCGAGGTCGTGGGGAAGCCTCCCGAGGGTGAGGTTAGCATCGAGCGGAACACCCATCAGAAGCGGCAAAGTGATGATGACATCACAGAGAAAG GTGATGATTCTGATCTTGTCCTCAAAGTCAATTCCATCTACGTTAATTCTGCTATACTTGCTGCAAGAAGCCCTTTCTTCTACAAG CTTTTCACGACTGGCATGAAAGAATCTCATCAGCAGCGGCATGTAACTCTGAGAATCAACACATCAGGTACTTGTCAAAACAAATCACACCGAGTATTGCTTTGTGCAAGTGCATATGCACTCACAGCTTACTCCTTCGTTTGTCGATTGATCACTAAGCACTTCTAG
- the LOC135630994 gene encoding CMP-sialic acid transporter 1-like, with protein sequence MVVVLLTVGTTTSQVKGCGEASCDSLFSAPIQGYMFGLLSACLSALAGVYTEYLMKKNNDTLYWQNVQLYTFGAIFNMARLMMDDFRVGFENGPWWQRLLNGYTVTTWLVVLNLGSSGLLVSWLMKYADNIVKVYSTSMAMLLTMVVSIFLFSFKPTVQLFLGIIICMISLHMYFAPAHKLVDLPATTKAASDTLKEIAVEPTGES encoded by the exons ATGGTGGTTGTTCTATTAACTGTTGGGACAACTACAAGCCAG GTGAAAGGTTGTGGAGAGGCATCTTGTGACTCACTATTTTCAGCACCTATACAAGGTTACATGTTTGGACTCTTGTCTGCCTGTCTTTCTGCACTAGCTGGTGTTTATACAGAATACTTGATGAAGAAGAACAACGACACCCTGTACTGGCAGAATGTGCAACTATATAC GTTTGGTGCAATCTTTAACATGGCACGGCTTATGATGGATGATTTTAGAGTTGGATTTGAGAATGGACCATGGTGGCAACGTCTTCTTAATGGATACACTGTTACAACATGGCTGGTTGTATTAAACCTAGGATCTTCTGGGTTGTTAGTTTCATGGCTAATGAAATATGCAGACAATATTGTGAAG GTGTATTCAACTTCGATGGCAATGTTACTAACGATGGTCGTATCTATATTTCTTTTCAGTTTCAAGCCTACTGTGCAG cttttcttGGGCATTATAATCTGCATGATTTCGCTGCACATGTACTTTGCTCCTGCTCACAAGCTCGTAGATTTACCAGCGACAACAAAGGCGGCGTCAGACACACTCAAGGAAATAGCTGTCGAGCCAACGGGGGAGTCATGA